Proteins encoded in a region of the Cetobacterium ceti genome:
- the pepV gene encoding dipeptidase PepV, which translates to MDLQKLVLNYKDDVVKTIQEAVQIKSVQEAPLPGMPFGEGPAKALEYFLELGKKLGFEVENFDNYAGHIDFGTGEETVGILGHVDVVPEGDGWTFPPYSGTIADGKIFGRGVLDDKGPSIVCLYAMKALKDSGIKLNRKVRMILGANEETGWGCMKHYFGELKMPQPTFAFTPDSGFPVTFAEKGILHLSLTKAYDKNLDFEIVGGTAFNSVPDLTTAILPLSMKNKVEENLVEFNKEKPYKIEMTEENGKIKLSSFGKASHGARPSEGYNSISALFQFLSSITLEDNELKNIVDFFKKYIKMDYTGKELGINFSDEPSGNLTLNVGKVEIKDNNLMVGFDIRYPVTFNQEDVIEKVRPKAEEFGISVGIKSSQKPLYVPKDSFLVKTLMDVYGNVTGDRDSQPIAIGGGTYARAVTNGVAFGALLNSQEDNMHQRNEYLEIDKLDTWLKIYIEAIYQLAK; encoded by the coding sequence ATGGATTTACAAAAATTAGTACTTAATTACAAAGATGATGTGGTTAAAACTATTCAAGAAGCAGTTCAAATTAAAAGTGTGCAAGAAGCACCTTTACCAGGAATGCCTTTTGGAGAAGGACCAGCAAAAGCTTTGGAATATTTCTTAGAATTAGGAAAAAAATTAGGATTTGAAGTTGAAAACTTTGATAACTATGCTGGACACATTGACTTTGGAACAGGAGAAGAAACTGTTGGAATTTTAGGACACGTTGACGTTGTTCCTGAAGGAGACGGATGGACATTCCCTCCATATAGTGGAACTATTGCTGATGGAAAAATCTTCGGAAGAGGAGTTTTAGATGATAAAGGTCCTTCAATTGTATGTTTATATGCAATGAAAGCTCTTAAAGATTCAGGAATAAAATTAAATAGAAAAGTTAGAATGATTTTAGGAGCAAATGAAGAAACTGGATGGGGATGTATGAAACATTACTTCGGTGAATTAAAAATGCCTCAACCTACATTTGCATTTACACCAGATTCAGGATTCCCAGTAACTTTTGCTGAAAAAGGAATTTTACACTTAAGTTTAACAAAAGCTTATGATAAAAACTTAGATTTTGAAATTGTTGGAGGAACTGCATTTAACTCTGTACCAGATTTAACAACTGCTATTTTACCTCTTTCAATGAAAAATAAAGTTGAAGAAAACTTAGTAGAATTTAATAAAGAAAAACCTTATAAAATAGAAATGACTGAGGAAAATGGAAAAATAAAATTATCTTCATTTGGTAAGGCTTCACATGGTGCAAGACCTTCTGAAGGATATAATAGTATTTCTGCATTATTCCAGTTCTTAAGCTCAATAACTTTAGAAGATAATGAGTTAAAAAATATTGTTGATTTCTTTAAAAAATATATAAAAATGGATTATACAGGAAAAGAATTAGGAATTAATTTCTCAGATGAGCCATCTGGAAACTTAACTCTTAATGTAGGAAAAGTTGAAATTAAAGACAACAACTTAATGGTTGGATTTGATATTAGATATCCTGTTACATTTAACCAAGAAGATGTAATTGAAAAAGTAAGACCAAAAGCTGAAGAGTTTGGAATTTCTGTAGGAATTAAATCTTCTCAAAAACCACTTTATGTACCTAAAGATAGTTTCTTAGTAAAAACATTAATGGATGTTTATGGTAATGTAACTGGAGATAGAGATAGTCAACCAATTGCAATAGGTGGAGGAACTTATGCAAGAGCGGTAACAAATGGAGTTGCTTTTGGAGCTTTATTAAATTCTCAAGAGGATAATATGCACCAAAGAAATGAGTATTTAGAAATAGATAAATTAGATACTTGGTTAAAAATATACATAGAAGCTATTTATCAATTGGCAAAATAA
- a CDS encoding DUF2156 domain-containing protein has product MEWERVTIASKSIIDKYCKGRYNSSDLNFTNFIVWSISERIEYREENEILYVRGDLDGKEYYFPPLPKEKNENIVEKLSLAFKNILDNKGRILFIPEEIKNILEDKFIFSENRDYFDYIYLSESLETLKGRKYAKKKNKISQFKKLYEYEVENISRENLKDVKEFQRKWFEMRKDDPMIRKENKGVELLLENFELLELLGVVIKVDNKIIGYSLGEILNKNMILVHTEKALPEYRGSYQMINKIFVCYKGKDKKYINREDDSGIEGLREAKMSYFPEILYKKYELGN; this is encoded by the coding sequence ATGGAATGGGAAAGGGTAACCATTGCTAGTAAGTCTATAATTGATAAATACTGTAAGGGAAGATATAACAGCTCAGATTTAAATTTTACCAACTTTATAGTTTGGAGTATTTCTGAAAGAATTGAGTATAGAGAAGAGAATGAAATTTTATATGTCCGTGGAGACTTAGATGGAAAGGAATATTATTTCCCACCACTACCTAAAGAAAAAAATGAAAATATAGTTGAAAAATTAAGTCTGGCTTTTAAAAATATTTTAGATAATAAGGGAAGAATTTTATTTATTCCAGAAGAGATTAAGAATATTTTAGAAGATAAATTTATATTTTCTGAAAATAGAGATTATTTTGATTATATTTATTTAAGTGAAAGTTTAGAAACCTTAAAAGGAAGAAAATATGCAAAAAAGAAAAATAAAATTTCTCAATTCAAAAAACTTTATGAATATGAAGTTGAAAATATAAGTAGAGAAAATTTAAAAGATGTTAAAGAGTTTCAAAGAAAATGGTTTGAAATGAGAAAAGATGATCCAATGATAAGAAAAGAAAATAAAGGGGTTGAACTTCTTTTGGAAAACTTTGAACTTTTAGAACTTTTAGGAGTTGTAATAAAGGTTGATAATAAAATCATAGGTTATTCTTTAGGAGAGATATTAAATAAAAATATGATTCTTGTACATACGGAAAAAGCTTTACCAGAATATAGAGGAAGCTATCAAATGATAAATAAAATTTTTGTATGTTATAAGGGAAAAGATAAAAAATATATAAATAGAGAAGATGATTCAGGAATAGAAGGTTTAAGGGAAGCAAAAATGTCTTACTTCCCGGAAATTTTATATAAAAAATATGAACTAGGAAATTAA